The Primulina huaijiensis isolate GDHJ02 chromosome 12, ASM1229523v2, whole genome shotgun sequence genome has a window encoding:
- the LOC140990688 gene encoding dof zinc finger protein DOF4.6-like isoform X1 — MDTAQWPQDIVVKPMEEIATNTCPKERKVRPHKEQASNCPRCNSTNTKFCYYNNYSLSQPRYFCKTCRRYWTEGGSLRNIPVGGGSRKNKRSSSNSISSKNLVPLSTPDQIPQNPNKIQDQVQDLNLGFSTITPHDFKTITELIQVPRFEHQVKELQNHPSSSTNSSALELLNGITGTSRGLMNSSFMSMPIIDPNAVYTSGFSLPEFKPSLGFSLDGLGGNYGNFQGVQETNDKLLFPYQDLNKQVSTNTEDADEQNRSDQIGDSAGYWNGMIGGGTNGSW, encoded by the exons atGGATACTGCTCAATGGCCACAG GATATAGTGGTGAAACCAATGGAAGAAATAGCCACAAATACATgcccaaaagaaagaaaagtgaGACCTCACAAAGAACAAGCCTCGAACTGTCCAAGATGCAATTCTACCAACACAAAGTTTTGTTATTACAATAACTACAGTCTCTCACAGCCAAGATATTTCTGCAAGACATGTAGGAGATATTGGACTGAAGGGGGATCTTTAAGAAACATTCCAGTTGGAGGAGGTTCAAGAAAGAACAAAAGATCTTCATCTAATTCGATTTCGTCGAAGAATTTAGTACCTTTATCAACTCCTGATCAAATCCCACAAAACCCTAAtaaaatccaagatcaagttcaaGATCTCAACTTGGGATTTTCCACAATCACCCCTCATGATTTCAAGACCATAACTGAGCTTATCCAAGTCCCAAGATTCGAACATCAAGTTAAAGAATTGCAGAACCACCCTTCTTCTAGCACCAATTCATCAGCTTTGGAACTGTTGAATGGGATCACAGGTACTTCAAGGGGTCTGATGAATTCAAGCTTCATGAGTATGCCTATCATTGATCCGAACGCAGTTTACACATCAGGGTTTTCCTTGCCTGAATTCAAACCTTCTCTCGGTTTCTCCTTGGATGGACTTGGAGGTAATTATGGAAACTTTCAGGGGGTACAAGAGACAAATGACAAACTTCTTTTCCCGTATCAAGATCTGAACAAGCAGGTATCAACTAACACAGAAGATGCTGATGAGCAGAATAGATCAGATCAAATTGGAGATTCTGCTGGATATTGGAATGGCATGATAGGTGGTGGTACAAATGGATCATGGTAA
- the LOC140990688 gene encoding dof zinc finger protein DOF4.6-like isoform X2, with the protein MATVVKPMEEIATNTCPKERKVRPHKEQASNCPRCNSTNTKFCYYNNYSLSQPRYFCKTCRRYWTEGGSLRNIPVGGGSRKNKRSSSNSISSKNLVPLSTPDQIPQNPNKIQDQVQDLNLGFSTITPHDFKTITELIQVPRFEHQVKELQNHPSSSTNSSALELLNGITGTSRGLMNSSFMSMPIIDPNAVYTSGFSLPEFKPSLGFSLDGLGGNYGNFQGVQETNDKLLFPYQDLNKQVSTNTEDADEQNRSDQIGDSAGYWNGMIGGGTNGSW; encoded by the exons ATGGCCACAG TGGTGAAACCAATGGAAGAAATAGCCACAAATACATgcccaaaagaaagaaaagtgaGACCTCACAAAGAACAAGCCTCGAACTGTCCAAGATGCAATTCTACCAACACAAAGTTTTGTTATTACAATAACTACAGTCTCTCACAGCCAAGATATTTCTGCAAGACATGTAGGAGATATTGGACTGAAGGGGGATCTTTAAGAAACATTCCAGTTGGAGGAGGTTCAAGAAAGAACAAAAGATCTTCATCTAATTCGATTTCGTCGAAGAATTTAGTACCTTTATCAACTCCTGATCAAATCCCACAAAACCCTAAtaaaatccaagatcaagttcaaGATCTCAACTTGGGATTTTCCACAATCACCCCTCATGATTTCAAGACCATAACTGAGCTTATCCAAGTCCCAAGATTCGAACATCAAGTTAAAGAATTGCAGAACCACCCTTCTTCTAGCACCAATTCATCAGCTTTGGAACTGTTGAATGGGATCACAGGTACTTCAAGGGGTCTGATGAATTCAAGCTTCATGAGTATGCCTATCATTGATCCGAACGCAGTTTACACATCAGGGTTTTCCTTGCCTGAATTCAAACCTTCTCTCGGTTTCTCCTTGGATGGACTTGGAGGTAATTATGGAAACTTTCAGGGGGTACAAGAGACAAATGACAAACTTCTTTTCCCGTATCAAGATCTGAACAAGCAGGTATCAACTAACACAGAAGATGCTGATGAGCAGAATAGATCAGATCAAATTGGAGATTCTGCTGGATATTGGAATGGCATGATAGGTGGTGGTACAAATGGATCATGGTAA